One window from the genome of Bacillus tianshenii encodes:
- a CDS encoding ABC transporter ATP-binding protein, which produces MIDFKDVTKIYDGKVKALENINFHVPKGNIVVFLGPSGCGKTTLLRMVNRLVSITEGEILIDGQPNTSLNEIELRRNIGYVIQSNGLFPNMTIEENVMAVPDLLGWGKKEKRERFDYLMNLMGLDPKEYRKRYPHELSGGQQQRIGIARAMAADPPVMLMDEPFGALDPIIRSHIQDEFLQIQKEVKKTILFVSHDIDEAIKMGDKICIFKDGQLMQYDTPSDLLTSPNNDFVETFIGDDRALKSLSLHTTADLIAEQDLQHANANMKNKQIPVHTNLRNAISMLLNQEADELHITDEHNDVIGALTLNDIQTYLHEHITS; this is translated from the coding sequence ATGATTGATTTTAAAGACGTTACAAAAATATACGACGGAAAAGTAAAAGCATTAGAAAATATTAACTTCCATGTTCCTAAAGGAAATATTGTTGTATTCCTCGGCCCTTCTGGTTGCGGGAAAACAACCCTTCTTCGCATGGTAAACCGACTTGTTTCAATTACAGAGGGTGAGATCCTAATTGATGGACAGCCGAATACTTCATTGAATGAAATTGAACTTCGACGCAACATTGGATATGTCATCCAAAGCAACGGCTTATTCCCAAATATGACGATTGAAGAAAATGTTATGGCGGTACCTGACTTGCTTGGATGGGGCAAAAAAGAAAAGCGTGAACGGTTTGATTACTTGATGAACTTGATGGGCTTAGACCCGAAGGAATATCGGAAACGTTACCCTCATGAACTTTCCGGCGGACAACAACAGCGAATTGGAATTGCAAGAGCAATGGCTGCAGACCCGCCTGTTATGTTAATGGATGAGCCGTTTGGCGCGCTTGATCCAATTATTCGAAGCCACATTCAAGATGAGTTTCTACAAATTCAAAAAGAAGTCAAGAAAACAATTCTTTTCGTAAGCCATGATATTGACGAAGCAATTAAAATGGGCGACAAAATTTGTATTTTCAAAGATGGGCAGCTTATGCAATATGATACACCTTCTGATCTTTTAACAAGTCCAAACAATGATTTTGTTGAAACATTTATCGGGGATGACCGAGCACTGAAGAGCTTAAGTTTGCATACAACAGCCGATTTAATTGCTGAACAAGACTTACAACATGCAAATGCAAACATGAAAAACAAACAAATCCCTGTTCATACGAACTTACGGAATGCCATTTCAATGCTACTAAACCAAGAAGCAGATGAACTTCACATTACAGATGAACATAATGATGTCATCGGTGCCTTAACCTTAAATGATATTCAAACTTACTTGCATGAACATATTACTTCTTAA
- a CDS encoding ABC transporter permease — protein sequence MTLQSLLDFIVNNQTQIYDYTWEHFKLVGLAILISISIGVPLGIYLTTNEELADTILQAANIMMTVPSIALFGIMMPLLSLINQGIGFVPALIALILYSQLPIIRNTYVAIRNVDPVIRDAAIGIGMKTFERIRKVEIPNALPLIMAGIRQAVVLCIGIGAIAAFIGAGGLGVMINQGISRSIREMVVTGAISISVLSIIADSLLALLQKRLTPKGLK from the coding sequence TTGACGCTGCAAAGTTTACTTGATTTTATCGTAAATAACCAAACCCAAATTTATGACTATACATGGGAGCACTTTAAGCTCGTTGGATTAGCAATTCTTATATCTATTTCAATCGGTGTACCTCTTGGTATATACCTGACAACGAATGAAGAGCTTGCTGATACAATCTTACAGGCAGCAAACATTATGATGACCGTGCCAAGTATTGCTTTATTCGGTATTATGATGCCTTTGCTTTCGCTGATTAATCAAGGAATCGGCTTTGTTCCGGCATTAATTGCCCTCATTCTTTATTCACAATTACCTATAATTCGAAATACATATGTAGCCATTCGAAATGTTGATCCGGTCATTCGGGATGCGGCAATCGGAATTGGCATGAAAACATTTGAACGCATTCGAAAAGTAGAAATTCCAAACGCCCTGCCTCTTATTATGGCTGGTATTCGCCAGGCTGTTGTCTTGTGTATCGGTATTGGGGCGATTGCTGCTTTTATCGGTGCAGGTGGACTTGGCGTGATGATTAACCAAGGCATTTCCCGCTCCATCAGAGAAATGGTGGTAACTGGAGCTATTTCAATTTCAGTTCTTTCTATTATTGCAGACAGCTTGCTTGCTTTATTACAAAAGAGATTAACACCTAAAGGGTTGAAATAA